The following are from one region of the Brienomyrus brachyistius isolate T26 chromosome 4, BBRACH_0.4, whole genome shotgun sequence genome:
- the LOC125740415 gene encoding golgin subfamily A member 6-like protein 2 isoform X7 — MVGGEHAGYLQDVGMVGGEHAGYSHNVGMVGGEHAGYLQDVGMVGGKHAGYSHDEGMVGGEHAGYLQDVGMVGGEHAGYLQDVDMVGGEHAGYSHNVGIVGGEHAGYLQDVGMVGGEHAGYLQDVGMVGVEHAGYSHNEGMVRGEHTGYSHDVG, encoded by the exons ATGGTTGGAGGTGAGCATGCTGGGTACTTACAGGATGTGGGCATGGTTGGAGGTGAGCATGCTGGGTACTCACACAATGTGGGGATGGTTGGAG GTGAGCATGCTGGGTACTTACAGGATGTTGGCATGGTTGGAGGTAAGCATGCTGGGTATTCACACGATGAGGGTATGGTTGGAGGTGAGCATGCTGGGTACTTACAGGATGTGGGCATGGTTGGAG GTGAGCACGCTGGGTACTTACAGGATGTAGACATGGTTGGAGGTGAGCATGCTGGGTACTCACACAATGTGGGGATAGTTGGAGGTGAGCACGCTGGGTACTTACAGGATGTGGGCATGGTTGGAG GTGAGCATGCTGGGTACTTACAGGATGTGGGCATGGTTGGAGTTGAGCATGCTGGGTACTCACACAATGAGGGCATGGTTAGAGGTGAGCATACAGGGTACTCACACGACGTGGGCTAA
- the LOC125740415 gene encoding golgin subfamily A member 6-like protein 2 isoform X8, with translation MVGGEHAGYLQDVGMVGGEHAGYSHNVGMVGGEHAGYLQDVGMVGGKHAGYSHDEGMVGGEHAGYLQDVGMVGGEHAGYSHNVGIVGGEHAGYLQDVGMVGGEHAGYLQDVGMVGVEHAGYSHNEGMVRGEHTGYSHDVG, from the exons ATGGTTGGAGGTGAGCATGCTGGGTACTTACAGGATGTGGGCATGGTTGGAGGTGAGCATGCTGGGTACTCACACAATGTGGGGATGGTTGGAG GTGAGCATGCTGGGTACTTACAGGATGTTGGCATGGTTGGAGGTAAGCATGCTGGGTATTCACACGATGAGGGTATGGTTGGAGGTGAGCATGCTGGGTACTTACAGGATGTGGGCATGGTTGGAG GTGAGCATGCTGGGTACTCACACAATGTGGGGATAGTTGGAGGTGAGCACGCTGGGTACTTACAGGATGTGGGCATGGTTGGAG GTGAGCATGCTGGGTACTTACAGGATGTGGGCATGGTTGGAGTTGAGCATGCTGGGTACTCACACAATGAGGGCATGGTTAGAGGTGAGCATACAGGGTACTCACACGACGTGGGCTAA
- the LOC125740415 gene encoding golgin subfamily A member 6-like protein 2 isoform X1, with amino-acid sequence MVGGEHAGYLQDVGMVGGEHAGYSHNVGMVGGEHAGYLQDVGMVGGKHAGYSHDEGMVGGEHAGYLQDVGMVGGEHAGYSHNVGMVGGEHAGYSHNVGMVGGEHAGYLQDVDMVGGEHAGYSHNVGIVGGEHAGYLQDVGMVGGEHAGYLQDVGMVGVEHAGYSHNEGMVRGEHTGYSHDVG; translated from the exons ATGGTTGGAGGTGAGCATGCTGGGTACTTACAGGATGTGGGCATGGTTGGAGGTGAGCATGCTGGGTACTCACACAATGTGGGGATGGTTGGAG GTGAGCATGCTGGGTACTTACAGGATGTTGGCATGGTTGGAGGTAAGCATGCTGGGTATTCACACGATGAGGGTATGGTTGGAGGTGAGCATGCTGGGTACTTACAGGATGTGGGCATGGTTGGAGGTGAGCATGCTGGGTACTCACACAATGTGGGGATGGTTGGAG GTGAGCACGCTGGGTACTCACACAATGTGGGGATGGTTGGAGGTGAGCACGCTGGGTACTTACAGGATGTAGACATGGTTGGAGGTGAGCATGCTGGGTACTCACACAATGTGGGGATAGTTGGAGGTGAGCACGCTGGGTACTTACAGGATGTGGGCATGGTTGGAG GTGAGCATGCTGGGTACTTACAGGATGTGGGCATGGTTGGAGTTGAGCATGCTGGGTACTCACACAATGAGGGCATGGTTAGAGGTGAGCATACAGGGTACTCACACGACGTGGGCTAA
- the LOC125740415 gene encoding golgin subfamily A member 6-like protein 2 isoform X4: protein MVGGEHAGYLQDVGMVGGEHAGYSHNVGMVGGEHAGYSHNVGMVGGEHAGYLQDVGMVGGEHAGYSHNVGMVGGEHAGYSHNVGMVGGEHAGYLQDVDMVGGEHAGYSHNVGIVGGEHAGYLQDVGMVGGEHAGYLQDVGMVGVEHAGYSHNEGMVRGEHTGYSHDVG, encoded by the exons ATGGTTGGAGGTGAGCATGCTGGGTACTTACAGGATGTGGGCATGGTTGGAGGTGAGCATGCTGGGTACTCACACAATGTGGGGATGGTTGGAG GTGAGCACGCTGGGTACTCACACAATGTGGGGATGGTTGGAGGTGAGCATGCTGGGTACTTACAGGATGTTGGCATGGTTGGAG GTGAGCATGCTGGGTACTCACACAATGTGGGGATGGTTGGAG GTGAGCACGCTGGGTACTCACACAATGTGGGGATGGTTGGAGGTGAGCACGCTGGGTACTTACAGGATGTAGACATGGTTGGAGGTGAGCATGCTGGGTACTCACACAATGTGGGGATAGTTGGAGGTGAGCACGCTGGGTACTTACAGGATGTGGGCATGGTTGGAG GTGAGCATGCTGGGTACTTACAGGATGTGGGCATGGTTGGAGTTGAGCATGCTGGGTACTCACACAATGAGGGCATGGTTAGAGGTGAGCATACAGGGTACTCACACGACGTGGGCTAA
- the LOC125740415 gene encoding golgin subfamily A member 6-like protein 2 isoform X6: protein MVGGEHAGYLQDVGMVGGEHAGYSHNVGMVGGEHAGYLQDVGMVGGKHAGYSHDEGMVGGEHAGYLQDVGMVGGEHAGYSHNVGMVGGEHAGYLQDVDMVGGEHAGYSHNVGIVGGEHAGYLQDVGMVGGEHAGYLQDVGMVGVEHAGYSHNEGMVRGEHTGYSHDVG, encoded by the exons ATGGTTGGAGGTGAGCATGCTGGGTACTTACAGGATGTGGGCATGGTTGGAGGTGAGCATGCTGGGTACTCACACAATGTGGGGATGGTTGGAG GTGAGCATGCTGGGTACTTACAGGATGTTGGCATGGTTGGAGGTAAGCATGCTGGGTATTCACACGATGAGGGTATGGTTGGAGGTGAGCATGCTGGGTACTTACAGGATGTGGGCATGGTTGGAG GTGAGCACGCTGGGTACTCACACAATGTGGGGATGGTTGGAGGTGAGCACGCTGGGTACTTACAGGATGTAGACATGGTTGGAGGTGAGCATGCTGGGTACTCACACAATGTGGGGATAGTTGGAGGTGAGCACGCTGGGTACTTACAGGATGTGGGCATGGTTGGAG GTGAGCATGCTGGGTACTTACAGGATGTGGGCATGGTTGGAGTTGAGCATGCTGGGTACTCACACAATGAGGGCATGGTTAGAGGTGAGCATACAGGGTACTCACACGACGTGGGCTAA
- the LOC125740415 gene encoding golgin subfamily A member 6-like protein 2 isoform X2, with amino-acid sequence MVGGEHAGYLQDVGMVGGEHAGYSHNVGMVGGEHAGYSHNVGMVGGEHAGYLQDVGMVGGEHAGYSHNVGMVGGEHAGYSHNVGMVGGEHAGYLQDVDMVGGEHAGYSHNVGIVGGEHAGYLQDVGMVGGEHAGYLQDVGMVGVEHAGYSHNEGMVRGEHTGYSHDVG; translated from the exons ATGGTTGGAGGTGAGCATGCTGGGTACTTACAGGATGTGGGCATGGTTGGAGGTGAGCATGCTGGGTACTCACACAATGTGGGGATGGTTGGAG GTGAGCACGCTGGGTACTCACACAATGTGGGGATGGTTGGAG GTGAGCATGCTGGGTACTTACAGGATGTGGGCATGGTTGGAGGTGAGCATGCTGGGTACTCACACAATGTGGGGATGGTTGGAG GTGAGCACGCTGGGTACTCACACAATGTGGGGATGGTTGGAGGTGAGCACGCTGGGTACTTACAGGATGTAGACATGGTTGGAGGTGAGCATGCTGGGTACTCACACAATGTGGGGATAGTTGGAGGTGAGCACGCTGGGTACTTACAGGATGTGGGCATGGTTGGAG GTGAGCATGCTGGGTACTTACAGGATGTGGGCATGGTTGGAGTTGAGCATGCTGGGTACTCACACAATGAGGGCATGGTTAGAGGTGAGCATACAGGGTACTCACACGACGTGGGCTAA
- the LOC125740415 gene encoding golgin subfamily A member 6-like protein 2 isoform X5: protein MVGGEHAGYLQDVGMVGGEHAGYSHNVGMVGGEHAGYLQDVGMVGGKHAGYSHDEGMVGGEHAGYLQDVGMVGGEHAGYSHNVGMVGGEHAGYLQDVDMVGGEHAGYSHNVGIVGGEHAGYLQDVGMVGGEHAGYLQDVGMVGVEHAGYSHNEGMVRGEHTGYSHDVG, encoded by the exons ATGGTTGGAGGTGAGCATGCTGGGTACTTACAGGATGTGGGCATGGTTGGAGGTGAGCATGCTGGGTACTCACACAATGTGGGGATGGTTGGAG GTGAGCATGCTGGGTACTTACAGGATGTTGGCATGGTTGGAGGTAAGCATGCTGGGTATTCACACGATGAGGGTATGGTTGGAGGTGAGCATGCTGGGTACTTACAGGATGTGGGCATGGTTGGAGGTGAGCATGCTGGGTACTCACACAATGTGGGGATGGTTGGAG GTGAGCACGCTGGGTACTTACAGGATGTAGACATGGTTGGAGGTGAGCATGCTGGGTACTCACACAATGTGGGGATAGTTGGAGGTGAGCACGCTGGGTACTTACAGGATGTGGGCATGGTTGGAG GTGAGCATGCTGGGTACTTACAGGATGTGGGCATGGTTGGAGTTGAGCATGCTGGGTACTCACACAATGAGGGCATGGTTAGAGGTGAGCATACAGGGTACTCACACGACGTGGGCTAA
- the LOC125740415 gene encoding uncharacterized protein LOC125740415 isoform X3, with protein MVGGEHAGYLQDVGMVGGEHAGYSHNVGMVGGEHAGYLQDVGMVGGKHAGYSHDEGMVGGEHAGYLQDVGMVGGEHAGYSHNVGMVGGEHAGYSHNVGMVGGEHAGYLQDVDMVGGEHAGYSHNVGIVGGEHAGYLQDVGMVGVEHAGYSHNEGMVRGEHTGYSHDVG; from the exons ATGGTTGGAGGTGAGCATGCTGGGTACTTACAGGATGTGGGCATGGTTGGAGGTGAGCATGCTGGGTACTCACACAATGTGGGGATGGTTGGAG GTGAGCATGCTGGGTACTTACAGGATGTTGGCATGGTTGGAGGTAAGCATGCTGGGTATTCACACGATGAGGGTATGGTTGGAGGTGAGCATGCTGGGTACTTACAGGATGTGGGCATGGTTGGAGGTGAGCATGCTGGGTACTCACACAATGTGGGGATGGTTGGAG GTGAGCACGCTGGGTACTCACACAATGTGGGGATGGTTGGAGGTGAGCACGCTGGGTACTTACAGGATGTAGACATGGTTGGAGGTGAGCATGCTGGGTACTCACACAATGTGGGGATAGTTGGAGGTGAGCACGCTGGGTACTTACAGGATGTGGGCATGGTTGGAG TTGAGCATGCTGGGTACTCACACAATGAGGGCATGGTTAGAGGTGAGCATACAGGGTACTCACACGACGTGGGCTAA